From the Tribolium castaneum strain GA2 chromosome 2, icTriCast1.1, whole genome shotgun sequence genome, one window contains:
- the LOC657714 gene encoding venom serine carboxypeptidase yields MHYVVFPAVLLLTFSLNLSSGAFPNVYGPIKQQPSENPGLPLILTPLIEQGRIKDALTASRVYFNGFKTIESYSGYFTVNKAYNSNLFFWFFPSQTDYANAPVVLWLQGGPGATSLIGLFAENGPFAVMRQHGLKLRKYSWVKTHSVIYIDNPAGTGYSFTNNGFCQNETQVGLDLYNALQQFFLLFPALQKNDFFVSGESYGGKYTPAIAYTIHTKNPTAKLKINLKGVSIGNGLTDPVHQLDYADYLYQIGLIDSNVRSTVKQYQDQGIKYIQSKDWVKAFQLFDNLLNGDLNNHTSLFKNVTGFDNYFNFLYPIDPSNELIYMGEYIQRDDVRAAIHVGNATFHGESQEVELNLMTDVMQSVAPWVAELLSHYRVLIYNGQLDIIVAYPLTVNYLQNLNFSAADEYKKAQRYKWYVDEDLAGYVKQAGNLTEVLVRNAGHMVPADQPKWAFDLISRFTRNKPFHL; encoded by the coding sequence ATGCATTATGTGGTGTTTCCCGCCgtgttattattaactttttcgTTAAATTTATCATCGGGTGCGTTCCCCAACGTCTACGGCCCCATCAAACAACAGCCAAGTGAAAACCCGGGGTTGCCCCTAATCCTAACCCCACTTATCGAACAGGGGCGGATTAAAGACGCTTTAACCGCATCGCGCGTTTACTTCAACGGTTTCAAAACCATCGAAAGTTACTCCGGGTACTTCACCGTGAACAAAGCGTACAATTCGAACTTATTTTTCTGGTTTTTCCCCTCACAAACCGACTATGCAAACGCACCGGTCGTTTTGTGGCTACAAGGGGGCCCCGGGGCCACCTCCCTTATCGGGTTATTCGCCGAGAACGGCCCCTTTGCCGTTATGAGGCAACATGGGCTCAAATTGCGCAAGTATTCCTGGGTTAAGACACATTCGGTCATTTATATCGACAATCCTGCTGGGACCGGTTACAGTTTTACCAACAATGGGTTCTGCCAAAATGAGACACAAGTGGGGCTTGATTTGTACAATGCGCTTCAACAGTTCTTCCTGTTATTCCCCGCgttgcaaaaaaatgattttttcgtttcgggGGAGTCCTATGGGGGGAAGTACACCCCAGCGATTGCGTATACTATTCATACGAAGAACCCCACAGCTAAATTGAAGATTAATTTGAAGGGGGTTAGTATCGGGAACGGGTTAACTGACCCAGTTCATCAGCTTGATTATGCCGATTATTTGTACCAAATTGGTTTGATTGACTCAAACGTGCGAAGTACTGTGAAGCAGTACCAAGACCAAGGGATTAAATACATCCAGAGTAAAGACTGGGTCAAGGCGTTTCAACTGTTTGATAATCTCCTCAACGGCGATTTGAACAACCACACTTCCCTCTTCAAGAACGTGACAGGTTTCGACAATTATTTCAACTTCTTGTACCCCATTGATCCGTCTAATGAACTGATTTATATGGGAGAGTACATTCAGAGAGATGATGTGAGGGCGGCAATTCATGTGGGGAATGCAACGTTTCATGGGGAAAGTCAGGAGGTTGAGCTGAATCTAATGACGGATGTTATGCAGTCGGTTGCCCCCTGGGTTGCAGAATTGCTGAGTCATTATAGAGTGTTGATTTACAACGGACAGTTGGATATAATTGTGGCGTATCCTCTTACAGTTAactatttgcaaaatttgaatttctcCGCTGCTGATGAGTATAAAAAAGCGCAAAGGTACAAATGGTACGTTGATGAGGATTTAGCTGGGTATGTGAAACAAGCCGGGAATTTGACGGAGGTTTTGGTGCGGAATGCTGGGCATATGGTACCAGCGGATCAACCCAAATGGGCGTTTGATTTGATTTCAAGATTTACTCGTAATAAACCGTTTCACTTGTAA
- the ND-B14 gene encoding NADH dehydrogenase [ubiquinone] 1 alpha subcomplex subunit 6, whose protein sequence is MSQAVRAATKQVRPILSTDPHEARRRVLNLYKAWYRQIPYIVKQYDIPKSVDNLKAKLREEFRKNDHIKDIRLIDMLVVKGQMELKETVNFWKQKGTLMSYFKDTVEPKQKDFLSKFFSGH, encoded by the exons ATGTCTCAAGCAGTTAGGGCTGCAACAAAACAAGTTAGGCCAATTCTATCAACCGACCCGCACGAAGCTCGACGAAGAGTCCTAAATTTGTACAAAGCTTGGTATCGCCAAATCCCATACATAG TCAAGCAATACGATATTCCGAAAAGTGTTGATAATTTGAAAGCCAAGCTGCGAGAAGAGTTCAGGAAGAATGACCACATCAAAGATATTCGTTTGATTGATATGTTGGTTGTGAAg GGCCAAATGGAGCTGAAGGAAACggttaatttttggaaacagAAAGGGACTTTAATGAGTTATTTCAAAGACACCGTTGAACCCAAACAAAAGGATTTTTTGTCGAAGTTTTTTTCAGGCCATTAg